Proteins found in one Pyruvatibacter sp. genomic segment:
- a CDS encoding glycosyltransferase, with amino-acid sequence MKRFSNLEPGQVRLVYWNNVPTPYMDERFACIKNLLGDNFAAAYTLKGAKSHGWKIGSPRYQVIHSGATAPSLANDATLILKILKYRPTHVVALHAERVAPLLALLGRFLGFYVIFWTVTTFDTWIKRSKAKEWAKRFVFRLGSGVVSPGADGIAYARKYHRQVAAAVVPHSIDLVHFASPQMPGFRRAARRAILTNNQANGTIFLYVGRIIRDKGLFEMASGFSRSSAAGSGTLVFVGDGKDQEELRQYCSNMGIDTRFDRFQQRADLLDFYALADYFVFPTLGDPYGLVIDEALQGGCPVLTSPAAGELRGRISDGFNGRIAEGTGSDAWRDLFDAITKSPIPRHNKSLLPRPIAPLDYATRLLSALQEVGPLAGPSSASETER; translated from the coding sequence TTGAAACGATTTTCTAATCTGGAACCTGGACAAGTGCGGCTAGTCTATTGGAATAATGTCCCGACCCCTTACATGGACGAGCGTTTTGCTTGCATAAAAAACTTACTCGGCGACAATTTTGCTGCCGCTTACACTCTTAAAGGTGCCAAGAGTCACGGCTGGAAAATCGGTTCGCCTCGGTATCAGGTGATACATTCAGGTGCAACTGCCCCGTCATTAGCTAACGACGCGACGCTGATCTTGAAAATCTTGAAATACCGGCCAACGCACGTGGTAGCACTGCATGCGGAGAGGGTGGCCCCTTTGCTCGCCTTACTGGGGCGCTTTCTGGGATTTTACGTGATTTTTTGGACCGTAACAACTTTCGACACGTGGATAAAGCGGTCGAAAGCGAAGGAGTGGGCAAAGCGCTTCGTTTTCCGGCTTGGCTCAGGCGTCGTCTCGCCGGGGGCGGACGGGATAGCGTACGCGCGCAAATATCACCGGCAAGTTGCTGCTGCTGTGGTCCCGCATTCCATTGATTTGGTGCACTTCGCGAGTCCTCAGATGCCGGGATTTCGCCGGGCAGCGCGCCGCGCAATTTTGACCAATAATCAGGCCAACGGAACCATATTCCTTTACGTCGGCAGGATCATCCGTGACAAAGGCTTATTTGAAATGGCGAGCGGCTTTTCTCGCAGCAGCGCAGCGGGTAGCGGCACCCTTGTCTTTGTCGGAGATGGTAAAGATCAGGAAGAGTTGCGCCAGTATTGCAGCAATATGGGCATTGATACGCGCTTCGATCGGTTTCAACAACGCGCCGATCTACTGGATTTCTATGCGCTTGCAGATTATTTCGTGTTTCCAACGCTCGGAGACCCTTACGGCTTGGTGATTGATGAGGCACTACAAGGTGGTTGTCCGGTGCTGACTAGTCCAGCGGCTGGTGAACTGCGAGGCCGGATCAGTGATGGATTTAACGGCCGGATTGCTGAAGGAACGGGGTCGGATGCGTGGCGCGACCTTTTCGACGCTATTACCAAAAGCCCGATACCTCGCCACAACAAAAGCCTTCTTCCGCGCCCCATCGCGCCTCTGGATTACGCAACGAGGCTACTTTCTGCTCTGCAAGAGGTGGGCCCGTTGGCCGGGCCGAGTTCGGCGTCTGAGACTGAGCGCTGA
- a CDS encoding NAD-dependent epimerase/dehydratase family protein encodes MKILVLGGDGFCGWPSALHLSERGHDVVIVDNLSRRKIDVELEVESLTPIQPISTRLNAWSRVSGKSIGFVNLCVGKEYQELLDLIASERPAAIVHFAEQRAAPYSMKSARHKRYTVDNNLNATNDVLSAIVDSGLDIHLIHLGTMGVYGYGTAGMKIPEGYLNIKVATSEGLQDQEILYPANPGSIYHMTKTQDQLFFHFYNKNDKVRITDLHQGIVWGTQTAETKRDESLINRFDYDGDYGTVLNRFLMQAAIDFPLTVHGTGGQTRAFIHIQDTVRCIQLAVENPPQAGEKVLIMNQMTETHRVRDLAKMIADITGAEVVNLSNPRNEADENDLHVEHDTFLSLGLKPITLETGLMEEVTDIARRYADRCDRSKVPALSYWNAERLAAKNRAE; translated from the coding sequence ATGAAAATACTGGTTCTTGGCGGCGATGGTTTCTGCGGCTGGCCTTCTGCACTTCATTTATCTGAGCGTGGTCACGATGTTGTAATCGTAGACAATCTTTCTCGGCGCAAGATCGACGTTGAGCTCGAAGTCGAGAGTCTCACGCCTATCCAACCTATCAGTACGCGTCTGAATGCTTGGAGCCGCGTGTCCGGAAAGTCAATTGGGTTTGTCAATCTCTGTGTTGGCAAAGAATACCAAGAACTTCTTGATCTGATCGCGTCGGAAAGACCTGCAGCGATTGTCCATTTCGCTGAACAGCGCGCTGCACCTTATTCGATGAAGTCAGCGCGTCACAAGCGTTATACGGTTGACAATAACCTCAACGCCACGAACGACGTGCTCTCTGCGATCGTGGACTCGGGGCTCGACATTCACCTAATCCATTTGGGTACGATGGGTGTTTACGGGTACGGCACCGCAGGTATGAAGATACCCGAAGGTTATCTGAATATTAAGGTGGCGACGTCTGAGGGGCTGCAAGATCAGGAAATCCTCTATCCGGCGAACCCTGGTTCGATCTACCACATGACGAAGACGCAAGATCAGTTATTCTTCCATTTCTACAACAAGAATGACAAAGTTAGGATTACTGACCTCCATCAAGGAATCGTGTGGGGCACTCAGACTGCGGAAACCAAGAGAGACGAAAGCCTGATCAACCGCTTCGACTATGACGGCGATTATGGCACTGTTTTGAACCGCTTCCTGATGCAGGCAGCAATCGACTTCCCTCTCACCGTGCATGGTACGGGTGGGCAGACCCGCGCCTTCATCCATATTCAAGACACTGTTCGCTGCATACAGCTCGCGGTAGAAAATCCGCCCCAGGCCGGCGAGAAGGTTCTAATCATGAACCAGATGACGGAGACTCATCGGGTGCGAGATCTGGCGAAGATGATCGCTGACATTACTGGCGCAGAGGTAGTCAATCTATCGAACCCACGCAATGAAGCAGATGAGAACGACCTGCACGTTGAACACGACACCTTCCTATCACTCGGACTGAAGCCTATCACGCTTGAGACCGGGCTGATGGAGGAAGTCACCGACATCGCTAGGAGATACGCTGATCGCTGCGACCGATCCAAAGTTCCTGCATTGTCTTATTGGAATGCTGAGCGGTTGGCAGCAAAAAACCGAGCTGAGTAG
- a CDS encoding IS3 family transposase (programmed frameshift), translated as MKASTFTDAQKAFVIKQGEEGMPVAEICRKAGISQATYFNWKKKYAGLMPSEMRRLRELEDENGRLKKIVADLTLHREMLQDVIKRKPLRPDRKREIIDAVRQDWQATIRRACSALQFDRSTYHYRSRRTDPAVLKKRIKEICETHVRYGYRRVYYILRRDGWTVNMKKVYRLYREQGLQFRNKTPKRRVKAKLREDRAPAIRPNDVWAMDFVHDQLATGRKLRILTVVDTFSRLSPVLNPRFSYRGEDVVATLETACRKIGYPKVIRVDNGSEFISRDMDLWAYQRGVILDFSRPGKPTDNAFIEAFNSKLRSECLNAHWFMSLQDASEKLEAWRRHYNEERPHISIGNIPPMMLANSAGETSPPDLGKAENSTPEWSKVG; from the exons ATGAAGGCATCGACGTTTACGGACGCGCAGAAGGCGTTTGTCATCAAGCAGGGTGAGGAAGGGATGCCGGTGGCGGAGATCTGCCGCAAGGCGGGGATCAGCCAGGCGACCTATTTCAACTGGAAGAAGAAGTACGCTGGCCTGATGCCGTCCGAGATGCGACGGCTGCGTGAGCTCGAGGACGAGAACGGCCGGTTGAAGAAGATCGTGGCGGACCTCACACTGCACCGCGAGATGCTGCAGGACGTTATCAAACGAAAGC CTTTAAGGCCGGATCGGAAGCGCGAGATCATCGACGCGGTTCGGCAGGACTGGCAAGCGACGATCCGCAGGGCATGTTCAGCTTTGCAGTTTGATCGATCGACTTATCACTATCGGTCCCGTCGCACTGATCCGGCCGTTTTGAAGAAACGCATTAAGGAGATCTGTGAGACGCACGTCCGCTACGGCTATCGACGGGTGTATTACATCCTGCGTCGCGATGGCTGGACTGTGAACATGAAGAAGGTCTATCGGCTTTACAGGGAGCAGGGTCTGCAGTTCAGGAACAAGACGCCCAAGCGGCGGGTCAAAGCCAAGCTGCGCGAAGATCGTGCGCCTGCGATCAGACCGAATGATGTGTGGGCGATGGACTTCGTGCACGACCAGCTGGCGACCGGGCGCAAGCTGCGTATCCTGACCGTCGTTGACACGTTCTCCCGGCTCTCACCGGTGTTAAATCCCCGGTTCAGCTATCGCGGTGAGGACGTGGTCGCGACCCTGGAAACAGCATGTCGGAAGATCGGCTATCCCAAGGTGATCAGGGTGGACAATGGGAGCGAGTTTATCTCTCGGGACATGGATCTGTGGGCCTACCAGCGCGGTGTCATTCTCGACTTCTCCCGCCCTGGAAAGCCCACAGACAATGCCTTCATCGAAGCGTTCAACAGCAAGCTGCGAAGCGAATGCCTGAACGCTCATTGGTTCATGTCGCTGCAAGATGCTAGCGAAAAGCTGGAGGCTTGGCGTAGACACTACAATGAAGAACGCCCGCACATCTCGATCGGGAATATCCCCCCGATGATGCTGGCAAACTCAGCCGGTGAAACCAGCCCACCGGACCTGGGAAAGGCGGAAAACTCCACACCCGAGTGGTCCAAGGTTGGGTAG
- a CDS encoding acyltransferase — MINFDALRIIASIGIVWHHSHFFFYTEAARPEIIARTQSFALFVDLFFIISGYVITFLYKEKITSSSKYSMFMRKRVARLLPLHWLTFLVSFAVWTLAFTTGTQINNPPSYDLVCITSTVFLIHAMVPCGGEHFNGVSWSVSAEMVMYVVFPLVMLLARRRALFSSAVLALLVTAFALQIATGWHWKELHPLVRAMIGFSFGTGLMLYRTVLLRVPVPRWALLALVAALCIEMQIGVHDAIVMLNIYILCIFAVAADARREHPLIFRIIAPLGQLTYSLYMWHPIAILIVMNAIGDKILGWSGSWHMIALSAFCYSFCLALAYLSWAWFEGPSRLLIAGRKQAQPLRGGFKPGDS; from the coding sequence ATGATCAATTTCGATGCTCTGCGGATTATCGCTTCGATTGGTATCGTCTGGCACCATTCTCACTTTTTCTTCTACACTGAAGCGGCACGCCCAGAAATTATCGCTCGAACGCAGAGCTTCGCACTTTTCGTGGACCTGTTTTTTATTATCTCTGGCTACGTTATTACTTTCCTATACAAAGAAAAAATAACATCTTCTTCCAAGTATAGCATGTTTATGCGCAAGAGAGTAGCGCGCCTGCTCCCCTTGCACTGGCTAACTTTTTTAGTTTCATTCGCTGTTTGGACACTGGCTTTTACGACCGGTACACAGATAAATAACCCACCCTCTTATGACTTGGTCTGCATCACCAGCACGGTGTTTCTAATTCACGCAATGGTTCCGTGTGGCGGTGAACATTTCAATGGCGTCAGTTGGTCGGTAAGCGCCGAGATGGTTATGTATGTGGTATTTCCGCTAGTTATGCTGTTGGCGCGTCGGCGGGCCTTGTTTTCATCAGCTGTACTAGCTCTTCTGGTAACTGCATTTGCGCTGCAGATCGCCACGGGCTGGCACTGGAAGGAACTGCATCCTCTCGTCCGTGCTATGATCGGTTTTAGTTTTGGCACCGGGCTTATGCTATATCGGACGGTCTTGTTGAGGGTTCCGGTGCCAAGATGGGCCTTGCTGGCGCTCGTGGCGGCGCTTTGCATAGAAATGCAGATCGGCGTGCACGACGCTATCGTGATGCTCAATATATATATCCTTTGCATTTTCGCTGTCGCTGCAGACGCCCGTCGTGAGCACCCGCTCATTTTCCGCATAATTGCACCCTTGGGACAACTTACCTACAGCCTCTACATGTGGCACCCCATTGCGATTCTCATAGTCATGAACGCGATCGGCGACAAAATTCTTGGCTGGAGCGGCTCGTGGCACATGATTGCGCTTTCCGCATTTTGTTATTCATTCTGCCTCGCGCTGGCTTATTTGTCCTGGGCTTGGTTCGAGGGGCCAAGTCGGTTGCTGATCGCAGGACGAAAACAAGCTCAGCCATTGAGGGGCGGCTTTAAACCAGGCGATTCATGA
- a CDS encoding polysaccharide biosynthesis tyrosine autokinase, with amino-acid sequence MTAEDMGREYPQRRDADQDEDLIDIRALINVLRRRMGVIAGSVLLITGITLLVVFQLTPLYTASAQILIDPREQQVVDIEAVMSGLPPDSAAIDSEVEVLRSRTLAARAVEQLELVNDPEFNSVLREPGMMASLDPRSWFASENNVPAEDQARIELNRVIDALQSRLSVSRRGLTYVISISFTSEDAVKATKVVNTIADLYVLEQLEAKYEATKRANDWLNGRLTELRGEVRAAQEAVEIYRRDNDLVASSGVTVNEQQLAELNGQLILARADLAEREAKFRRYRELLRSGSGADTLADVLQSPVIAQLRQQEAEVTRRLAELSSRYGDRHPEMIKVRAERRDLAVAIDREVGRTVANVENEVEVTRTRVASLQNSLNELQGRSGEGGLKEVRLRELESDAEAVRTLYESFLERFKQTTEQTSLQEADSRILSEATVPNAPSYPNKTLFLALALVGSGMVGVGLAFALEQLDDAFSNVAQLEKALGLPHLASVPEVSGDLTSRGPIKAPFDVILKKPLSAYSEAFRALRSGIALSDVDNPPQVVLVTSALPGDGKTTTAISLARAADAAGIRTVLVDCDLRRPTVHKSFGVTPEAGIVEVLAGQADLESVLLQDPQSSLQILPVRSGAANPPDLLGSNHMANLLKRLRGDFDLVILDSAPVLPVVDSRVLSRLSDKVVFVVAWRNTPRDAAGNAVRDLRDYGADIAGVLFERLDLKKQQRYSYGDSGYYYGRYSKYYIN; translated from the coding sequence ATGACAGCTGAAGATATGGGCCGCGAGTATCCCCAAAGGCGAGATGCAGATCAGGACGAAGACCTGATTGATATTCGCGCCCTGATCAATGTCTTGCGGCGTCGGATGGGAGTGATCGCGGGCTCGGTCTTGCTGATCACCGGCATTACGTTGCTGGTGGTGTTTCAACTCACTCCGCTTTATACGGCAAGTGCTCAGATCCTGATTGATCCGCGCGAACAGCAGGTGGTCGATATCGAAGCCGTGATGTCGGGGTTGCCGCCTGACAGTGCTGCGATCGACAGCGAGGTTGAGGTTCTGCGCTCACGGACTTTGGCGGCGCGTGCTGTAGAGCAGCTTGAGTTGGTCAATGATCCTGAGTTCAACTCTGTGTTGCGCGAACCAGGAATGATGGCGTCTTTGGATCCGCGTAGCTGGTTTGCGTCGGAGAATAATGTCCCGGCTGAGGACCAGGCGCGCATTGAGCTCAACCGGGTCATTGATGCGCTTCAGTCACGGCTGTCGGTCTCACGCCGCGGGCTTACCTATGTGATCTCAATTTCCTTTACATCCGAAGACGCCGTCAAGGCGACCAAGGTCGTCAATACGATTGCTGATCTATACGTGCTCGAACAGCTCGAAGCGAAATACGAAGCGACCAAACGCGCCAATGACTGGCTCAACGGCCGGCTGACGGAGCTCCGCGGTGAAGTACGTGCTGCGCAAGAGGCTGTTGAGATTTATCGGCGCGATAATGATCTTGTGGCGAGCAGCGGTGTTACCGTGAACGAGCAGCAGCTCGCAGAGCTCAATGGCCAGCTTATCCTGGCACGCGCTGATCTCGCGGAACGTGAGGCAAAGTTTCGGCGGTATCGTGAACTCCTGCGTTCGGGGTCAGGGGCCGATACGCTTGCGGATGTGCTCCAGTCGCCGGTCATCGCACAGCTCCGACAGCAGGAAGCGGAAGTAACGCGGCGGTTGGCCGAACTCTCGTCACGCTACGGTGACCGCCACCCGGAAATGATCAAGGTGCGGGCTGAACGCCGTGACTTGGCGGTTGCGATCGACCGTGAAGTAGGGCGGACCGTTGCGAATGTTGAAAATGAGGTCGAGGTAACGCGCACACGGGTAGCGTCGCTGCAGAATTCGTTGAACGAACTGCAGGGCCGCAGCGGTGAAGGTGGGTTGAAAGAAGTGCGGCTGCGCGAGCTTGAAAGCGATGCCGAAGCTGTGCGGACTTTGTACGAGTCGTTCCTTGAGCGCTTTAAGCAGACGACGGAGCAGACAAGTCTTCAGGAAGCGGATTCGCGTATTCTGTCGGAAGCGACCGTTCCCAATGCGCCGAGTTATCCCAACAAGACATTGTTTCTGGCATTGGCTCTTGTGGGATCCGGCATGGTTGGCGTTGGACTGGCGTTCGCGCTTGAACAGCTTGATGACGCGTTTTCGAATGTAGCGCAGCTTGAAAAGGCGTTGGGGTTGCCGCATTTGGCATCGGTCCCGGAGGTAAGCGGTGATTTGACATCACGCGGGCCTATCAAGGCACCGTTCGACGTAATTCTCAAAAAACCGCTGTCGGCCTATAGCGAAGCGTTTCGGGCGTTGCGGTCAGGCATCGCGTTGTCGGATGTAGATAATCCGCCGCAAGTTGTTCTGGTAACGTCGGCGCTTCCGGGTGACGGCAAGACAACGACGGCGATTTCACTGGCACGGGCGGCGGACGCTGCGGGGATCAGGACGGTTCTGGTGGATTGCGATCTGCGGCGTCCCACCGTGCACAAGTCCTTTGGTGTTACGCCTGAAGCCGGGATTGTCGAGGTTCTCGCCGGGCAAGCGGACCTTGAATCAGTGCTGTTGCAGGATCCGCAAAGCTCGCTGCAAATCCTGCCCGTCCGGTCGGGGGCGGCCAACCCGCCGGATCTGCTTGGGTCAAACCATATGGCCAACCTTCTCAAGAGGCTGCGCGGTGACTTTGACCTGGTCATTCTTGACTCAGCACCCGTGTTGCCTGTGGTCGATAGCAGGGTCCTGTCTCGGCTATCGGACAAGGTTGTGTTCGTAGTCGCTTGGCGCAATACGCCACGCGATGCAGCAGGCAATGCTGTTCGTGATTTGAGGGACTACGGGGCCGATATCGCGGGGGTGTTATTTGAGCGGCTCGATCTGAAGAAGCAGCAACGTTACAGCTATGGCGACAGTGGCTACTATTATGGGCGCTATAGCAAGTACTACATCAACTAG
- a CDS encoding O-antigen polymerase, whose protein sequence is MIWTALCLGVFLFGLKGEMRGHMSGVAMLFVSTVLVYTYFHNVFSPSSGPATKMFTFGFAFFIGLPGAAQVLTGKFYWGAASYSDAEYWIAFLIFSTFVGVFFAVSSPIDRRLRRLVSLGPRRTLASPTVQLHQLRVFIFFSIACAFSAALILSYLYFQVGPASIFGTRYTSMVAFETSGSLNTTVMGLTKSLGRQLALLGFGGAIIVWLISRSSNRHFHSVAFLLVAGSIALLANYPSSTPRTHIFAMLLLAGFVVEIQRVSPLRWFYLVFPAAFYSIAPLMRNFNRGSNINFDVAIPSFAEVITHGDLDAYQQLLNAVQFTGETGHKLGIQNFSAIFFFIPRSIWPHKAEPSGQIVAEHMGYIYTNLSMPMPAEAWIDFGLFGVILFAVMLALAVKLLEHAERARRSTISLFLTLSLVATAAYAPIMLRGSAMAAASNVAVAVMLPLVVSLALKLTASRGDRNSATVPSVRRVQIHK, encoded by the coding sequence TTGATCTGGACCGCTCTGTGCCTTGGCGTTTTCCTGTTTGGCTTGAAGGGCGAGATGCGCGGCCATATGAGCGGCGTTGCGATGCTCTTTGTCTCCACAGTTCTTGTTTATACCTATTTCCACAACGTGTTTTCTCCCTCGTCTGGCCCGGCAACGAAGATGTTCACCTTTGGTTTCGCCTTTTTCATAGGCCTTCCGGGCGCAGCTCAAGTTCTGACTGGGAAATTTTATTGGGGAGCAGCGAGCTATTCCGATGCCGAGTACTGGATCGCCTTCCTCATTTTTTCAACTTTCGTGGGCGTTTTCTTCGCAGTTTCGTCCCCAATCGACCGGCGGTTGCGCCGATTGGTTTCCCTCGGTCCCCGGCGCACCTTGGCGTCTCCGACTGTTCAACTGCATCAGCTGAGGGTGTTCATTTTCTTCTCCATCGCCTGTGCGTTTTCTGCGGCATTAATTTTGTCCTATCTTTATTTTCAAGTCGGTCCGGCCTCGATTTTTGGTACGCGCTACACCTCAATGGTGGCATTTGAAACGAGCGGATCGCTCAACACGACAGTTATGGGGCTGACAAAGTCTCTTGGGCGTCAACTTGCCCTGCTAGGGTTTGGAGGGGCTATTATTGTCTGGCTCATCAGCCGGAGTTCGAACCGGCATTTCCACTCTGTAGCTTTTCTATTGGTCGCGGGTTCAATCGCGCTACTGGCTAACTATCCGAGCTCTACACCGCGCACACACATTTTCGCTATGCTCTTGCTGGCCGGCTTCGTGGTTGAGATCCAAAGGGTTTCTCCCTTGCGATGGTTTTATTTGGTGTTCCCAGCCGCCTTCTATTCAATTGCACCGCTGATGCGCAACTTCAATCGAGGTAGCAATATCAATTTCGACGTGGCCATTCCATCATTCGCCGAAGTAATAACTCACGGCGATTTAGATGCCTACCAGCAGCTTCTAAATGCTGTTCAGTTCACCGGCGAGACAGGGCACAAGCTCGGAATTCAGAATTTTTCGGCAATATTTTTCTTTATTCCGCGCTCGATTTGGCCACACAAAGCAGAACCCAGCGGACAAATCGTAGCCGAGCACATGGGCTACATTTACACCAATCTTAGTATGCCAATGCCGGCAGAGGCTTGGATCGATTTCGGCCTATTTGGCGTCATACTTTTTGCCGTTATGCTCGCACTGGCAGTTAAGTTGCTGGAGCACGCAGAACGGGCGCGTCGTAGCACGATAAGCCTGTTTTTGACACTGTCATTAGTTGCCACAGCTGCCTATGCGCCAATTATGTTGCGCGGTTCGGCCATGGCCGCCGCTAGCAATGTCGCAGTTGCGGTAATGCTGCCGCTCGTCGTCAGTTTGGCTCTGAAGCTGACCGCATCACGTGGTGACCGAAACTCAGCGACTGTGCCGAGTGTGCGGCGTGTCCAAATCCACAAATGA
- a CDS encoding oligosaccharide flippase family protein produces MPQNDLLAGYRTAVGRLAGFSGDAGGQAAFGFLIIALAARASELEAFGTFAFTLALVGLQAPLGVFGLRALIYSRVAARRTGRHRLISIAFWSCLPLSCLLYLGSVFIILSLGQQDLALLYSFCGLKVLAAPAQIILADHEARYAIRDYVPLRIASISFASLAAVWLFMAGEGVEAMALVWGGESVLFALALWAATLKRVRMPRALWMRQRALFYKAAPLAIQTVFVVLYLRFDQIYVQLRFGQAELAIYAAAARIAEAGNLAFGIVVLMLTPYLIREAVDGSLSRRSFVALVAIAAATLFASFSALFFGAAVLRTIFGAPYQPGQTILAIYILSTAFVAYSSMASRIATSLGATGVSALTAAAGAAANIVLSIALGELMGPAGVAGATVLSYALVVALLVSYLKVRSKR; encoded by the coding sequence ATGCCTCAGAATGACTTACTTGCCGGATACAGGACGGCGGTAGGGCGCCTTGCGGGCTTTTCCGGCGACGCAGGCGGACAAGCTGCGTTTGGCTTCCTCATTATCGCCCTAGCGGCGCGGGCCAGCGAGTTGGAGGCATTTGGCACTTTTGCTTTCACGCTAGCACTGGTGGGATTGCAGGCACCATTGGGCGTATTTGGTCTGCGGGCGTTGATCTATAGCCGCGTGGCCGCCCGTAGAACCGGTCGTCATCGCTTGATCTCCATCGCGTTCTGGAGCTGTCTTCCGTTATCTTGCCTACTGTATTTGGGATCAGTGTTTATTATACTTTCTCTTGGGCAACAGGATTTAGCTCTACTATATTCATTTTGCGGGCTGAAAGTGCTGGCTGCGCCAGCCCAAATTATTCTTGCCGATCACGAGGCTCGTTATGCAATTCGGGACTATGTCCCGCTGCGCATCGCTAGTATCTCTTTTGCTTCGTTAGCTGCAGTCTGGCTGTTTATGGCGGGCGAGGGCGTGGAGGCTATGGCACTCGTCTGGGGTGGGGAGAGCGTGCTCTTCGCCCTGGCGCTCTGGGCAGCCACGCTCAAGCGTGTGCGTATGCCGAGAGCACTATGGATGCGTCAGCGTGCACTTTTCTACAAGGCGGCACCGCTGGCGATTCAGACGGTGTTTGTGGTCCTCTATCTCCGATTTGACCAAATTTACGTGCAACTGCGCTTCGGGCAAGCAGAGCTAGCCATCTACGCTGCCGCGGCGCGAATAGCGGAAGCAGGCAACTTGGCGTTCGGCATAGTAGTTTTGATGTTGACGCCGTACCTAATCCGGGAAGCGGTCGACGGATCGCTCTCGCGCAGGAGCTTCGTCGCTCTTGTCGCGATCGCAGCGGCGACATTGTTTGCCAGCTTCTCCGCACTTTTTTTTGGGGCGGCTGTTCTAAGGACTATTTTCGGTGCACCGTATCAGCCCGGTCAGACGATACTCGCTATCTATATTCTCTCAACTGCGTTTGTTGCTTATAGCTCCATGGCTTCGCGCATCGCTACGTCGTTGGGTGCGACAGGTGTATCAGCACTGACAGCTGCGGCTGGCGCCGCAGCAAATATCGTGCTCTCGATTGCCTTGGGCGAACTGATGGGTCCTGCCGGCGTGGCGGGCGCCACTGTCCTGAGTTATGCACTGGTGGTAGCATTGCTCGTATCCTATCTTAAAGTACGATCAAAAAGATAA
- a CDS encoding class I SAM-dependent methyltransferase has protein sequence MKQFYDEEYWELVEGFHEEDSLFKVKYASLLIDRNHLDPDSFVEIGCGAGRAARLMANKYGAESDAFDLAESVIEYARRNNSSPRVCFKVGSPVVGEKSYDVGYAFDVLEHVADYIGFLEECKRIAPVWIFHVPLDMNVSSVLRHGYLRAREKVRHIHYFSELSAIETLKDVGFTVEDKTLTPGWRELKGRQPFRGAIASAPRAILGLLNTSVAAHLLGGWSLMVLCRVHTPESSEG, from the coding sequence ATGAAACAGTTTTATGATGAAGAGTACTGGGAACTTGTCGAAGGATTCCATGAGGAAGATTCGCTATTCAAGGTTAAATATGCCTCTTTACTTATAGACCGCAATCACCTTGACCCTGACTCATTCGTAGAAATTGGGTGCGGCGCAGGGCGTGCCGCTCGACTGATGGCAAACAAGTATGGCGCTGAAAGTGATGCGTTTGATCTTGCCGAGTCCGTAATCGAGTATGCCCGGCGTAACAATTCTTCTCCTAGAGTGTGTTTTAAGGTCGGGTCGCCGGTTGTCGGGGAAAAAAGTTACGATGTTGGTTATGCATTTGATGTGCTAGAGCATGTCGCCGACTATATTGGTTTTCTCGAAGAGTGTAAAAGAATAGCGCCCGTCTGGATATTTCATGTGCCGCTTGACATGAATGTTTCGAGTGTTCTGCGGCACGGATACTTACGAGCTCGCGAAAAGGTGAGGCACATCCACTATTTTTCCGAATTGAGCGCTATAGAAACGTTGAAGGATGTAGGTTTTACGGTGGAGGATAAAACCCTTACGCCTGGTTGGAGGGAACTTAAGGGTCGGCAGCCATTTAGGGGGGCAATTGCAAGCGCCCCGCGCGCGATTTTAGGACTGCTAAATACGAGCGTCGCCGCTCATCTACTAGGCGGCTGGTCACTTATGGTTTTGTGTAGGGTGCATACACCAGAATCTTCCGAAGGCTAG